Proteins encoded by one window of Mesorhizobium sp. INR15:
- a CDS encoding sugar ABC transporter ATP-binding protein codes for MQGISKIFPGVKALSNVSLSVDFGRVHAIVGENGAGKSTLMKVLSGAYLPTTGTTEVGGVEVRMRKPADAQKLGIRMVHQELNLVPDLTVAENVYLGRMPRKWSLVDKAAMLRNAAAILRELGADIDPRARLGDLSISQQQLVEIAKAYAANPRIIVLDEPTSSLSEHETAALFKILRKMKQSGIAIVYISHRLKEVLEIADDITILRDGSMIETRPASGITAAEMIRLMVGREVTNVFPKTPSTIGAPVLKVSGLGDGFSFEDVSFEVRAGEILGLTGLVGAGRTEVAKAIFGLSAVTAGSIETHGKPVTIRSPSAAMKAGIAYVPEDRKGDGIIPSMTVRENISLPILRRLTRFGRVSMGADRKLAAKYARDLSIVPPDPERRINLLSGGNQQKAVISKWLSANPSVLILDEPTRGVDVGAKAEIHRIIGELVAAGMAVVMISSELPEVLGVCDRVVVMRDGHASPAIERRHLTEERIMALATGEETA; via the coding sequence ATGCAAGGGATCAGCAAGATTTTCCCTGGCGTGAAGGCGCTCTCCAACGTCAGCCTCAGCGTCGATTTCGGCCGTGTCCATGCCATCGTCGGCGAGAATGGGGCCGGCAAATCCACACTGATGAAGGTGCTCAGCGGCGCCTACCTTCCCACCACCGGAACCACTGAGGTCGGCGGGGTCGAGGTGCGCATGCGCAAGCCCGCCGATGCCCAGAAACTCGGCATCAGGATGGTTCACCAGGAGCTGAACCTGGTTCCCGATCTGACCGTCGCCGAGAATGTCTATCTCGGCCGGATGCCGCGAAAATGGTCGCTGGTCGACAAGGCGGCGATGCTGCGCAATGCAGCGGCGATTCTGCGGGAACTGGGCGCCGACATCGATCCCAGAGCGCGGCTCGGCGATCTCTCGATCAGCCAGCAGCAACTGGTGGAGATCGCCAAGGCCTACGCCGCCAATCCGCGCATCATCGTCCTGGACGAGCCGACGTCGAGCCTGAGCGAACATGAGACGGCGGCGCTGTTCAAGATCCTGCGCAAGATGAAGCAGTCGGGCATCGCCATCGTCTACATCAGCCACCGGCTCAAGGAAGTGCTTGAGATCGCCGATGACATCACGATCCTGCGCGACGGCAGCATGATCGAGACCCGGCCGGCCAGCGGCATCACGGCCGCCGAAATGATCAGGCTGATGGTCGGCCGCGAGGTGACCAACGTTTTCCCGAAAACGCCGTCAACGATCGGAGCCCCGGTGCTGAAAGTAAGCGGCCTCGGCGACGGGTTCAGTTTTGAAGATGTCAGCTTCGAGGTCAGGGCTGGCGAGATACTCGGCCTGACCGGGTTGGTCGGAGCAGGCCGGACCGAGGTCGCGAAAGCTATCTTCGGCCTGTCTGCCGTGACTGCCGGCAGCATCGAGACCCACGGCAAGCCGGTGACGATCCGCTCGCCGTCGGCGGCGATGAAGGCCGGCATCGCCTATGTGCCGGAAGACCGCAAGGGCGACGGCATCATTCCGTCGATGACCGTGCGCGAGAACATCAGCCTGCCGATCCTGCGCCGGCTCACCCGTTTCGGCCGCGTCAGCATGGGCGCCGACCGCAAGCTCGCGGCGAAATACGCCAGGGATCTTTCGATTGTCCCGCCTGATCCGGAGCGCCGCATCAACCTCCTGTCGGGCGGAAACCAGCAGAAGGCTGTCATCTCCAAGTGGCTGTCTGCAAACCCGTCGGTGCTGATCCTCGACGAGCCGACCCGTGGCGTCGATGTCGGCGCCAAGGCCGAAATCCACAGGATCATCGGCGAACTGGTCGCGGCCGGAATGGCGGTGGTGATGATCTCGTCCGAGCTTCCGGAAGTGCTCGGCGTCTGCGACCGCGTCGTGGTCATGCGCGATGGCCATGCCTCTCCGGCGATCGAGCGCAGGCACCTGACGGAAGAACGCATCATGGCGCTCGCCACGGGCGAAGAAACGGCATGA